One part of the Musa acuminata AAA Group cultivar baxijiao chromosome BXJ1-5, Cavendish_Baxijiao_AAA, whole genome shotgun sequence genome encodes these proteins:
- the LOC135674514 gene encoding putative cyclic nucleotide-gated ion channel 9 — translation MLDCGYKAQYMDGQKEKFVRLEESSPTFSCTSDTGRMNRCAFNVEGLSRGSKSSTKSSKGGLRKGSEGFKLLGRSLRFGASKEVFPEDLKVSEKKIFDPQDKFLFHMNRLFLISCILAVSVDPLFYYLPIKDENEKSMCLGIDRKLAVVSTTLRTIIDFFYLIRMALQFRTAYIAPSTRVFGRGELVIDPTQIAKQYLRSNFVVDFLSVLPLPQIVVWRFLQRSKGSDVSATKNALLAIVLLQYIPRLLRILPLTSELKRTAGVFAESAWAGAAYYLLWYMLACHIVGACWYLLSVKREDDCWHSACKNNSTVCNINYLYCGNEHLDGYDKWKNASGQDLLNYCSPDDNNQSFNFGIFAQSLTSGVVASRKFFSKLAYCFWWGLQNLSTLGQGLQTSTFLEEVIFSIAIAVFGLILFALLIGNMQTYLQSITIRLEEMRVKRRDSEQWMHHRMLPSELRERVRRYDQYKWLETRGVDEEGLVQSLPKDLRRDIKRHLCLALVTRVPLFENMDERLLDAICERLKPTLYTENTYILREGDPVDEMLFIIRGRLESITTDGGRSGFFNRILLKERDFCGEELLTWALDPKSGGNLPTSTRTVKALKEVEAFALNADELKFVASQFRRLHSRQVQHTFRFYSPQWRTWAACFIQAAWRRYSKRKIAELRRKEEEAGLRKNLVRGTSSLAAAIYASRFAVNALRSVHRLRNRSVMELVRLQKPPEPDFTAEDAD, via the exons ATGCTTGACTGTGGTTACAAAGCACAATATATGGATGGCCAGAAAGAGAAATTTGTGAG GCTGGAAGAATCAAGCCCTACATTTTCCTGTACTTCTGACACTGGCAGAATGAATAGATGTGCATTCAATGTTGAGGGACTTAGTCGAGGATCAAAGAGCTCAACAAAATCCTCCAAGGGAGGGTTGAGAAAGGGATCTGAAGGATTTAAGTTGCTAGGTCGATCTCTTCGGTTCGGTGCTTCCAAGGAAGTTTTTCCAGAAGATCTGAAAGTATCTGAGAAGAAAATTTTTGATCCTCAAGACAAATTTCTTTTCCATATGAACAGGCTTTTTCTAATATCATGTATTCTTGCAGTATCAGTGGATCCATTATTTTATTATCTTCCCATCAAAGATGAAAATGAAAAATCAATGTGTCTTGGTATAGACCGAAAGCTAGCAGTTGTATCAACTACATTGCGAACAATCATTGATTTTTTCTATCTTATTCGAATGGCTCTTCAATTCCGCACTGCTTACATTGCTCCATCAACCCGGGTTTTTGGCAGAGGTGAACTTGTTATTGACCCTACACAGATTGCAAAGCAGTACCTAAGGAGCAACTTTGTTGTTGACTTTCTTTCGGTGCTACCACTTCCACAG ATTGTAGTTTGGAGGTTTCTTCAAAGATCTAAAGGTTCTGATGTATCGGCCACAAAGAATGCATTGTTGGCCATTGTTCTGCTACAGTATATTCCTAGATTACTTCGCATTCTTCCTTTAACATCAGAACTGAAAAGGACAGCTGGTGTCTTTGCGGAAAGTGCTTGGGCTGGTGCTGCGTACTATCTATTGTGGTATATGCTAGCTTGTCAT ATAGTTGGTGCTTGCTGGTACTTGTTGTCTGTTAAGCGTGAAGATGATTGTTGGCATTCAGCTTGTAAGAATAACAGCACTGTCTGTAACATAAATTACTTGTATTGTGGTAATGAGCATCTTGATGGTTATGACAAATGGAAGAATGCCAGTGGACAGGATCTTCTGAATTACTGTTCACCTGATGATAACAATCAGTCCTTCAATTTTGGAATCTTTGCACAGTCTTTGACCTCTGGTGTTGTTGCATCAAGAAAGTTCTTTTCCAAACTTGCTTATTGTTTCTGGTGGGGTTTGCAGAATCTGAG TACCCTTGGCCAAGGGCTGCAAACAAGTACTTTTCTGGAGGAGGTTATCTTCTCAATTGCAATTGCTGTGTTTGGACTCATTCTTTTTGCCCTCCTTATAGGTAACATGCAG ACATATCTTCAGTCGATAACAATACGACTTGAAGAGATGAGAGTTAAAAGACGTGATTCAGAGCAGTGGATGCACCACCGGATGTTACCATCAGAACTCAGGGAACGAGTTAGACGATATGATCAGTATAAGTGGTTGGAGACGAGAGGAGTGGATGAAGAAGGTCTGGTTCAGAGCCTTCCCAAGGACCTTAGGCGGGATATCAAACGTCATCTCTGTTTAGCTTTGGTGACGAGG GTCCCTCTGTTCGAGAACATGGATGAGCGTTTGCTAGATGCGATTTGTGAACGGCTAAAACCTACTCTTTATACAGAGAATACTTATATCTTGAGGGAGGGTGATCCTGTAGATGAGATGCTCTTCATCATCCGAGGACGCTTGGAGAGTATAACCACCGATGGTGGAAGAAGTGGATTTTTCAATCGAATTCTTTTGAAAGAACGTGATTTCTGTGGTGAAGAGTTGTTGACCTGGGCTTTGGATCCAAAGTCCGGTGGTAATCTGCCAACTTCCACTAGGACAGTGAAAGCCTTGAAGGAGGTCGAAGCTTTTGCATTAAATGCTGATGAATTAAAATTTGTGGCAAGCCAGTTCAGGCGCCTCCATAGCAGACAAGTGCAGCATACATTTCGCTTCTATTCGCCGCAGTGGAGGACCTGGGCTGCTTGCTTTATCCAAGCTGCATGGCGGCGCTACAGCAAGCGGAAGATAGCAGAACTCCGAcggaaggaagaagaggcaggACTCAGGAAGAACTTGGTCAGAGGCACATCAAGCCTAGCTGCAGCCATCTACGCATCGCGATTTGCAGTAAATGCCCTCCGCAGCGTTCATCGACTCCGGAACAGAAGTGTCATGGAGTTGGTGAGATTGCAAAAACCACCAGAGCCTGATTTCACTGCAGAGGATGCTGATTAA
- the LOC103985346 gene encoding membrane-anchored ubiquitin-fold protein 3, giving the protein MAEEESIELKFRLFDGTDIGPNKHDPSTTVASLKEFIIARWPQDKEIAPGTINDVKLINAGKILDNNQTVAESTVSVGGLSGGVITMHVVVRPPVFDKNNEKKQVKSPKHNRCGCSIL; this is encoded by the exons AtggcagaagaggaatcgatcgaGCTCAAATTTAGGCTCTTTGATGGCACCGACATCGGCCCGAACAAGCATGATCCTTCCACCACCGTGGCATCTCTCAAAGAATTCATAATCGCTCGATGGCCGCAAG ACAAAGAAATTGCTCCAGGAACAATAAATGATGTGAAGCTCATAAATGCGGGAAAAATACTGGACAACAACCAGACTGTTGCTGAGTCCACGGTGTCAGTTGGCGGGCTTTCTGGTGGGGTAATCACTATGCACGTTGTGGTTCGGCCTCCTGTGTTTGACAAAAACAATG AGAAAAAGCAAGTCAAATCCCCAAAGCATAACAGATGTGGCTGCTCAATCCTCTGA
- the LOC135674515 gene encoding photosynthetic NDH subunit of lumenal location 4, chloroplastic-like — MAISALSVAVSNPRLLPSLPKSHKAPPFLARSASPLQLSLPAPSLPVGDPAEAAATASTSSSSSFLAPVPSTNRRLFGVGVGILAASSFASDASATRIEYYATVGEPLCDMSFARSGLGYCDVAIGTGVEAPRGELINVHYTARFADGTVFDSSYKRGRPLTMRIGVGKVLPGLDQGILGGGGVPPMLVGGKRKLLIPPLLAYGPEPAGCFQGDCNIPANATLLYDILFVGVYK; from the exons ATGGCCATCTCCGCGTTATCTGTTGCGGTTTCTAATCCTCGCCTCCTCCCCTCGCTTCCCAAATCGCACAAAGCGCCGCCTTTCCTCGCGAGGAGCGCCTCCCCCCTTCAACTGTCCCTCCCTGCGCCTTCTCTCCCCGTTGGCGACCCTGCGGAGGCGGCGGCCACCGCCTCCACCTCCTCATCCTCTTCCTTCTTGGCACCGGTGCCATCCACCAATAGGCGGCTGTTCGGGGTGGGAGTCGGTATTTTGGCGGCCTCTTCGTTCGCATCCGATGCTAGTGCCACCAGAATAGAATACTACGCCACTGTAGGTGAGCCACTTTGTGACATGAGCTTTGCGAGGTCCGGCCTTGGTTACTGTGACGTCGCAATCGGGACCGGCGTCGAGGCACCTCGGGGCGAGCTCATCAAC GTTCATTATACTGCACGGTTTGCTGATGGCACTGTGTTCGATAGCAGCTATAAGCGTGGAAGACCTCTTACAATGCGTATAGGTGTTGGTAAG GTCCTACCAGGACTCGATCAGGGAATTCTAGGTGGTGGTGGTGTACCCCCAATGCTTGTTG GGGGTAAGCGTAAACTTCTCATACCGCCATTGTTAGCTTATGGGCCAGAACCAGCAGGATGCTTTCAAG GAGATTGCAACATTCCAGCCAATGCAACTCTTCTCTATGACATTCTTTTTGTTGGAGTGTACAAGTAA